GGGATCGTGTTGACCTCGAGCAGCCAGACCGTGCCGTCTTCCTCGACGATGGTGTCGGCGCGCGAGATACCTCGGCAGCCCAGTAGCTTGTGTGCGGCCACGGCCAGGCGCTGGCACTCCTCGGCGGCGGCGGCGCTCACTCGCGCAGGGATGATGTGCTTGCTAATGCCCGGCAGGTACTTGGAGTCGTAGTCGTAGAACTCGTGCTCCGGGACGATCTCGAGCGTCGGCAGTGCGGTTGCGTCCTCGTTGCCGAGAACCCCGATCGTGACCTCGACGCCCTTGACGAAGCGCTCGACGAGCACCTCTCGGTCGTAGCCGAACGCCTTTTCGATTGCGCCGGGTAGCTCGGCGGCCGAGTGGACGATCGTCATGCCCACGCTCGAGCCCTCGTTGGCCGGCTTGACCACGGTCTTCTCGCCCAGTGAATCGACCAGCGCGCCAATCTCGTAAAGCTCGCCTCGGCGGAGCACGGCGTAGTCGGGCGACTGCAATCCAGCATGCGCGAAGAACTGCTTGCTCTTCACCTTGTCGATAGCCAATGCGCTGGCCAGCACTCCGGAGCCGATGTAGGGCAGTTCGAGGAGCTCGCACAGTCCCTGGACGGTGCCGTCCTCGCCGTAGCGCCCATGCAGCACGATGAATGCGACGTCGGCCTCGGTGCCCGCCAGCGTCGCAACGAACTCGTCGTCGCCCGCGTCGATGTCGACCACGTCGAAGCCCGCCGAGTACAGCGCCTTGGACACCTGCGCGCCGCTGTTCAGCGAGACTTCGCGCTCGGCGGAGCGACCGCCCATGAGCACGGCGACGCGGATCTCCTCGGGATTGATCGTCACAACGAGCCCCTCTCTTGGCACTAGAACGGGCGGCCAAGCCTCAGATAGTCGACCAACATCAGCGCGCCGATCCAGATCATCGCGCCGATCAGCGTAGCCAAGGCGCCCTTCAACAGCGCCGAGATGAACATGAGCCCGATGCGGCGATTCTCGCGACCGATCCACGAGGCGAGCCAGACGATCAGCAGCAAGACCGGCCCAACTGCAAGCAGCACGAGCCCGCCGAGCATGCTCATCGTGTAGAGGTTCGTTTCGTAGGCAGCCTGGCCTACGGGAAGCATCTGGAGCTGCCAGACGGCGTACGCGGCGGCGCCGAGCCACACCACGAGGTAGCCGACGAACGGCCACCAGGAGACCGTCGTGCGCGGACCGACGACGCCCTGGAGCGCGGCTTCGTCGCCTTCGGCTGCGGCGACGGCTGCTGCTTCGGCGCCTTCGGGGGCAGCGCCCTCAGCTCCGGCTTCGGCGCCTTCGACTGCGGGCTCCTCGCCCTCGGCAGCTACGACGGCCTCACCCTCAGCGGTCACTGCCTCGCCTTCAGCTCCGGGAG
The window above is part of the Coriobacteriia bacterium genome. Proteins encoded here:
- a CDS encoding D-alanine--D-alanine ligase, whose translation is MTINPEEIRVAVLMGGRSAEREVSLNSGAQVSKALYSAGFDVVDIDAGDDEFVATLAGTEADVAFIVLHGRYGEDGTVQGLCELLELPYIGSGVLASALAIDKVKSKQFFAHAGLQSPDYAVLRRGELYEIGALVDSLGEKTVVKPANEGSSVGMTIVHSAAELPGAIEKAFGYDREVLVERFVKGVEVTIGVLGNEDATALPTLEIVPEHEFYDYDSKYLPGISKHIIPARVSAAAAEECQRLAVAAHKLLGCRGISRADTIVEEDGTVWLLEVNTIPGMTSTSLVPDAARAAGIEFPALCTMLVESALTPRR